The following is a genomic window from Chloracidobacterium sp..
TGCTTGCGGGTATGAGTTCGCCTCGCTTCCGGTATTCCGTGGATTTTATACTCGTCATAGAGTCCACGTCGCCTGTTGCGTGCGGGCATATGTGCTATAAAACGCATATTCCGAGACACGCGCCCTGTTATTCCCTGATTTTCAAACCTGCAAGGCCCAAAGGCCCGCGCCTGAAACTTGTTTTACGCATGAGATGCGGCCGAATCTCCGATCGGCTCCGCATGGCCATGCTCATCGTGCGGGCCGTGCGAGACCTCGCCGATGTAGATCATTGAAAGAAGCGTAAATACGAACGCCTGTACAAATGCCACGAAAACGCCAAGCACCGTCAATGCAAGCGGCACTACGAAGTGCGTGAACGGCGGCGCGAGATTGGTGATCTGTACGAAAACTTGCTCATCCGAGAACATATTCGCGAACAGCCGAACGCCGAGCGTGAACGGGCGGATCGAGTTCGAAATGATCTCGATCATAAAGATGAGTATCGTTACCGGAACCATCAACAGCGGCAAACGCGGACCCGCAAAGTGCTTAAGATGGCCGAAAAGGCCGTTCTCCGAAATGCCTATGTAGTTGTAGTAAACGAATGATGAGACGCCCAGCGCGTAAGTAACGTTCACGGACGCCGTAGGCGACATAAAGAGCGGGAACTGGCCCATCAGGTTAGCAACGAGGATCAAGATCGCAAATGTCGCAACAACCGGAAAATGACGTGCGCCATGATCGCCGATGACCGAACCTATCAGGTCGCGTATCGCCAGAATGGTCGCCTCAAGCGTCAACTGTCCTTTTCCAGGGTCGTCCTGGCTCAGCTTGCCCTTGAGCAGCCAAACGATGGCAACCGTGAGCAGGCACGCGATCACGAACATTACCGTGTACCAAGGGATCGCATTCTCGACCGTGTACGGGCCGAATGCCTTTGCCGCCGTCGTATCAAAATGCGAGAAAAGGTATTTGTTCCAGAGCGGCTCCGTGTACGCTACCTGAAAATCGTGTACCGGCTTGCCAAAATAGGTATTTAGAAATTCGACGATGAGCGGCTGATGCTCACCGCCTTCTGAAAAAAGAAGCATTTCTTAAGACTCGTGCCTTTCAGGCCTTGAAAATATTCCGATCAAACCTTCTAAAACTATCGCAAAAGCGAACGTCGCCAACCCCAATATGACCGCCGCTACCGAAACTGCCGAAGTGGCGTAAAGGAACCAAAGCACCGCACCAAGCAGCAGGTAGCGGATAATATAACGGGCTGCAGGTACGACAGGCTTCTCGCCGCCGCTTACCGCCAGTTCGATGATCGCCCGCGTGGTATTCCGCTGCCAGAAGTAGTTCACAAAGGCAAGTATCGCCCCGATGATCACGCCGGCGCCGAACTTCGGCCCCGCGGCCGCAAATCCGGCGATCATTACGGCTGCGGAAATACCTGTCATAAGCAGCAATATCCTTTTGTGAGACATCTCACGGACGCTGCCCATTCCGGTTGTCAAAGGTTCGCTCGTCTCGCCCATTGCGAAACCTAAAGTTTACCCGTATTTGTCCAAAAACTCAAAGCGTAGAGCCGTTCGTGTCAGTTTCGTCGCCACCCAGCAAGGGCCTTATTTCCGGGCGCTTTGGCGAGGGGCCGAAGATCTGAGCCGAGATGCGGAAAACTTGGATAAAGCCGATGATCGACCCAAGGACGATGCCGCCCACGAGGCCCCACGGTTTTGTACCGAGCAGCAGGTCGGCTATCCAGCCCAAAAACAGGCAGAATGCGACCGAAACGACAAAGGCGATGCCGATCGAATACGCAAGCCCTG
Proteins encoded in this region:
- the atpB gene encoding F0F1 ATP synthase subunit A, with protein sequence MLLFSEGGEHQPLIVEFLNTYFGKPVHDFQVAYTEPLWNKYLFSHFDTTAAKAFGPYTVENAIPWYTVMFVIACLLTVAIVWLLKGKLSQDDPGKGQLTLEATILAIRDLIGSVIGDHGARHFPVVATFAILILVANLMGQFPLFMSPTASVNVTYALGVSSFVYYNYIGISENGLFGHLKHFAGPRLPLLMVPVTILIFMIEIISNSIRPFTLGVRLFANMFSDEQVFVQITNLAPPFTHFVVPLALTVLGVFVAFVQAFVFTLLSMIYIGEVSHGPHDEHGHAEPIGDSAASHA
- a CDS encoding ATP synthase subunit I, which encodes MGETSEPLTTGMGSVREMSHKRILLLMTGISAAVMIAGFAAAGPKFGAGVIIGAILAFVNYFWQRNTTRAIIELAVSGGEKPVVPAARYIIRYLLLGAVLWFLYATSAVSVAAVILGLATFAFAIVLEGLIGIFSRPERHES
- a CDS encoding AtpZ/AtpI family protein, producing MSEIEPEQSQPAEEQIEQPPYHWPAPPPQAHTLEPLNLYEPRPEPQHTTYAPFEPEPVEETVRRAGLAYSIGIAFVVSVAFCLFLGWIADLLLGTKPWGLVGGIVLGSIIGFIQVFRISAQIFGPSPKRPEIRPLLGGDETDTNGSTL